A genomic window from Vicia villosa cultivar HV-30 ecotype Madison, WI unplaced genomic scaffold, Vvil1.0 ctg.000032F_1_1_1, whole genome shotgun sequence includes:
- the LOC131622520 gene encoding uncharacterized protein LOC131622520, which yields MSLVLQNIKHKIELKSTEKKKWLFTSVNLNEVLEVAPLRMVSAKDLRVKKSPSPHARRPKEIVRGKTSNPSSSIDLENLTKEGSQYAHQAIAKIVTRILDEHRQVPGIYVPLQTVIPDSTLNPKPNVVQEDEDVGMDADEVHGKNDDVSISDEDVQMNDEEKNDEPADVTQDVTNNTENPGVQRNDEVVDVTQDVTYNTEDGHNVDSGKNVVDLDNYSDNELVTNVNPNIAKRLMTRKGKKVFDQSPPKRKVPKSTSTGPIRSKVVSKSTSTGPRKSKAVPKSTSVGPTKSWSKVVPKKRKARVIEESDSDVEVDVQDIPLKKPTTSKLAASVLEVPIDNVSFHYPASVNRWKYVYQKRLAMERELAQNALDCKEIMELIHEAGLMKTVTHFSKCYEMLVKEFIINLSEDYVDRKSNDFKKVYVRGKCVTFSSTIINNFLGRSDEAQPKLEVSDNKVCQVITAKQVKSWPLKGKLTASKLSIKYAMLHKIGAANWVPTNHKSTVSTVLGKFLYTVGTKAKF from the coding sequence atGAGTTTAGTCTTGCAAAATATAAAACATAAGATAGAACTTAAATCAACAGAAAAAAAGAAATGGCTTTTCACAAGTGTCAACCTTAATGAAGTTCTTGAAGTTGCTCCTCTAAGAATGGTGTCCGCTAAAGATCTTCGTGTGAAGAAGTCTCCCTCTCCACATGCAAGAAGACCAAAAGAAATTGTACGTGGTAAGACCTCTAACCCCTCGTCTTCTATTGATCTTGAGAACCTGACGAAGGAAGGATCACAATATGCTCATCAGGCTATTGCTAAGATAGTCACTAGAATCTTGGATGAACATCGTCAAGTTCCTGGGATTTATGTACCTCTCCAAACTGTGATTCCTGACTCCACTCTGAACCCTAAACCAAATGTTGTtcaagaagatgaagatgtgggtaTGGATGCTGATGAGGTGCATGGAAAGAATGATGATGTAAGCATATCTGATGAGGATGTTCAGATGAATGACGAAGAAAAGAATGATGAACCTGCTGATGTTACTCAGGATGTCACTAACAACACTGAGAATCCTGGTGTTCAAAGAAatgatgaagttgttgatgtTACTCAGGATGTCACTTACAACACTGAGGATGGTCATAATGTTGATTCAGGTAAAAATGTTGTTGATCTTGATAATTACTCTGATAATGAACTGGTTACAAATGTGAACCCTAACATAGCCAAACGACTCATGACAAGGAAGGGTAAGAAAGTTTTTGATCAGAGTCCTCCCAAGAGGAAAGTTCCAAAGAGTACCTCAACTGGACCCATCAGAAGTAAAGTTGTGTCCAAGAGTACCTCCACTGGTCCTAGAAAGAGTAAGGCTGTGCCTAAGAGCACCTCTGTTGGACCTACCAAATCTTGGAGCAAGGTTGTTCCCAAGAAGAGAAAGGCTAGAGTTATTgaagaatcagattctgatgttgAAGTGGATGTCCAAGACATTCCATTGAAGAAGCCTACCACTAGCAAGCTTGCTGCTAGTGTGCTAGAGGTTCCTATAGATAATGTCTCTTTCCACTATCCTGCAAGTGTCAACAGATGGAAGTATGTGTACCAAAAGAGATTGGCTATGGAGAGGGAATTAGCTCAAAATGCCCTTGATTGCAAGGAGATTATGGAACTGATTCATGAAGCAGGATTGATGAAAACTGTAACTCACTTCTCCAAGTGCTATGAGATGTTGGTTAAAGAGTTTATAATAAACTTGTCAGAGGACTATGTAGATAGGAAATCCAACGATTTTAAAAAGGTGTATGTGAGAGGAAAGTGTGTCACATTCTCTTCAACAATAATCAATAATTTTCTTGGTAGGTCAGATGAAGCTCAACCTAAGCTGGAAGTTTCTGACAACAAAGTGTGTCAGGTGATTACTGCTAAGCAAGTGAAAAGCTGGCCCCTCAAAGGGAAATTAACTGCTAGCAAGCTAAGCATCAAGTATGCCATGCTTCACAAGATAGGAGCTGCTAACTGGGTGCCTACTAATCACAAGTCAACTGTCTCTACTGTCCTTGGAAAGTTCCTGTATACTGTGGGAACAAAGGCTAAGTTTTAA